The DNA window CCCGTGACGATGCTGCCGCTGCCCGTgatgaggctgctgctgcccgTGAATGGGCGGCTGCCCGTGACGACGCTTGTGCCCGTGACGCGGCTTCTGCTCGTGATGCAGGTGCTGCTCGCGATGCTGCTTGTGCCCGTGACGCAGcagctgatgctgatgctgctgcacGTGAGGCTGCTTGTGCCCGTGCAGCTGCTTCTGCCCGTGACTGGGCTGCTGCCCGTGATGTTGCTTGTGCTCGTGCTGCGGCCGCTGCTGCCCGGGACGCGGCTGCTGCTGCCCGagaggaggctgctgctgcccgTGAAGCTACCGCTATCCTTGATGCTGCCGCTGCTGCCCGTGATACCGCTGCTGGCGATGCCGCTGCCCGTGATACCGCTGCTGGCGATGCCGCTGCCCGTGATGCCGCTGCTGGCAATGCTGCTGCCCGTGATGCTGCTGCCCGTAACGCAGCTGCTGCCCGTGATGCGGATGCTGCCTATGAAGAGGCTGCTGCCCGTGACGCAGCTACTTGTCGCCCCGGTTGGGAAGAGTTTGACGGTCACTGTTACAAATATGTCCCAAGAAAACTGAGTTGGAGTCGAGCTGAGGTAATCAGGATGTTAGTGAAACAGTTCTGCACTAATTTTATTCTGTTGCCATTGGCTTGCAAAATTTACTAATCAGTATTTTCCTCTGACTTGGTGTCTCCAGGTTACTTgttatttcttgttatttataACATT is part of the Plectropomus leopardus isolate mb unplaced genomic scaffold, YSFRI_Pleo_2.0 unplaced_scaffold17995, whole genome shotgun sequence genome and encodes:
- the LOC121964972 gene encoding antifreeze protein Maxi-like, which produces DDAAAARDEAAAAREWAAARDDACARDAASARDAGAARDAACARDAAADADAAAREAACARAAASARDWAAARDVACARAAAAAARDAAAAAREEAAAAREATAILDAAAAARDTAAGDAAARDTAAGDAAARDAAAGNAAARDAAARNAAAARDADAAYEEAAARDAATCRPGWEEFDGHCYKYVPRKLSWSRAEQNCLNLNAHLAAVHTFDEYSYIQKIIRLHTQTSAETWIGASNCQQSNAWLWSDGSIFFWTFWCQVHPNPYPQGCLQMNTGGIPQHFLFF